One window of Lawsonibacter asaccharolyticus genomic DNA carries:
- a CDS encoding site-specific recombinase phage integrase yields the protein MAKRRPSGDGMVRKREDGCREGRIVLGHKENGEPIFRYIYADTQKELTTKLRQNITAYQGVDLTEECRMTLSEWLDRWLEQMASVLRPSTLKHYRSDMEHHVKLYLGQKKLTQTPLLI from the coding sequence GTGGCAAAACGAAGACCGTCCGGTGACGGCATGGTCCGCAAGCGGGAGGACGGCTGCCGGGAGGGCCGCATCGTGTTGGGCCACAAGGAGAACGGCGAACCCATCTTCCGATACATCTACGCCGACACCCAAAAAGAACTGACTACCAAACTCCGGCAGAACATCACAGCCTATCAGGGTGTAGATCTGACGGAGGAGTGCAGGATGACACTCTCGGAGTGGCTGGATCGGTGGCTGGAACAGATGGCCTCCGTCCTCCGGCCCAGCACGCTGAAACACTACCGCAGTGACATGGAGCACCATGTCAAACTGTATCTGGGCCAAAAAAAGCTCACCCAGACACCACTTCTGATTTAA
- a CDS encoding site-specific recombinase phage integrase yields the protein MDAKTLSGILGHTKASFTADTYTHTTTDMHRKAAEIVGGSLTDYLGEEMAPWQSAEPAATAVSI from the coding sequence GTGGACGCCAAGACCCTGTCTGGCATCCTGGGCCACACCAAAGCCAGCTTCACGGCGGACACCTATACCCACACTACCACCGATATGCACCGGAAAGCCGCCGAAATCGTAGGCGGCTCCCTAACGGACTACCTGGGAGAGGAGATGGCTCCATGGCAAAGCGCAGAACCCGCGGCGACGGCAGTCTCCATCTGA